In Candidatus Binataceae bacterium, one DNA window encodes the following:
- a CDS encoding MFS transporter, which yields MEPARVLPAKGEPVFAWSDAVRAVAAATVGTTIEFYDFFVYGMVASLIFDRLFFPHQSVYAGTLLALSTFAVGFVARPVGAALFGHFGDRIGRKATLMVTLMLTGASTVGIGLVPTYERIGLWAAGLLVSLRVIQGLALGGEWGGSVLMAIEWERFDLRRGLFAAFPHLGTPAGMLLAAGALYACNHTMSAQSFVAWGWRVPFLLSAVLFGIGLYIRLGIKETPDFDRLKRVEGLARYPLAEVWRGYRREVVLTALARSAEQGPFYIFMTLVLAYGTQHLGLSQGLLLRALTLASALALVTTPFWGFVSDLLGRRTMYLIGAGTLTLYAMPYYWLLDTRRPWLVSVAIILSLMTHDMMYGPQAAMVAEVFPLRVRYSGASLGYQLASVVSGGPAPLIAAFLLHRFGTPYAIGAYLMVLGVLSLVSTSLLPAAAPARPQESAALAPRSL from the coding sequence ATGGAGCCAGCGCGCGTGTTGCCGGCCAAGGGCGAGCCGGTGTTCGCCTGGAGCGACGCCGTGCGCGCGGTGGCGGCGGCGACAGTAGGTACAACGATCGAGTTTTACGATTTTTTCGTCTATGGCATGGTTGCGTCGCTGATTTTCGATCGGCTGTTTTTCCCCCATCAGAGCGTGTATGCGGGAACCTTGCTGGCGCTGTCCACCTTCGCCGTCGGATTTGTTGCCCGTCCAGTAGGGGCGGCGCTGTTCGGCCATTTTGGCGACCGCATCGGGCGCAAGGCCACCTTGATGGTGACCTTGATGCTGACCGGGGCGAGCACGGTGGGAATCGGGCTGGTGCCCACCTACGAGCGCATCGGCTTGTGGGCGGCGGGTTTGCTGGTCAGTCTGCGGGTGATCCAGGGGCTTGCGCTCGGTGGCGAATGGGGCGGCTCGGTACTGATGGCGATCGAGTGGGAGCGCTTTGACCTTCGCCGCGGCCTGTTCGCGGCCTTTCCCCATCTAGGGACCCCGGCGGGAATGCTGCTAGCGGCCGGCGCACTGTACGCCTGCAATCACACGATGAGCGCGCAGAGCTTCGTGGCGTGGGGCTGGCGGGTGCCCTTTTTACTCAGCGCGGTCTTGTTCGGGATCGGGCTGTATATCCGGCTGGGAATCAAGGAGACGCCGGATTTCGATCGGCTCAAGCGGGTGGAGGGGTTGGCGCGTTATCCACTGGCCGAGGTCTGGCGCGGCTACCGGCGCGAGGTGGTGCTGACGGCGCTGGCGCGGTCGGCCGAGCAGGGGCCATTTTATATTTTCATGACCTTGGTGTTGGCTTATGGCACACAGCATCTGGGACTGTCGCAGGGGCTGTTGCTGCGTGCGCTGACGCTGGCCAGTGCGCTGGCATTGGTAACGACCCCGTTTTGGGGCTTTGTTTCGGATCTGCTCGGGCGGCGCACGATGTACCTGATCGGGGCGGGGACGCTCACGCTTTACGCGATGCCCTACTACTGGTTGTTGGATACGCGACGGCCCTGGCTGGTAAGCGTGGCTATAATCCTGTCGCTGATGACGCACGACATGATGTACGGCCCGCAAGCGGCGATGGTGGCCGAAGTGTTTCCCTTACGGGTGCGCTACAGCGGGGCCTCGCTGGGCTATCAGCTAGCCTCGGTGGTATCGGGAGGGCCCGCCCCGCTGATCGCCGCCTTCCTGCTCCATCGCTTTGGCACGCCCTACGCAATTGGCGCTTATTTAATGGTCTTGGGTGTGCTGTCGCTGGTATCGACCAGTTTGTTGCCGGCGGCGGCGCCGGCACGGCCGCAGGAGAGTGCGGCTTTGGCGCCCCGCAGCCTTT